Proteins encoded in a region of the Massilia sp. UMI-21 genome:
- a CDS encoding acyltransferase family protein, whose translation MDQAKRLHAFDNLRAVMMWLGILLHVAINHTTGPSPLPWRDSQTSPVADLVLLFIHAFRMPVFFILAGYFVALLVARRGPKGMLAHRLRRLLLPFAIFWPVLIVCTTLLMLVYVHLMARGTVGIDVSLLAKKSAGASPFNTMHLWFLYYLIWFCLFTAALAPLWRALPARIHAAVDAGFRALTGHWWGALVLAIPLAIVGSFYRAGMVAVSGSFIPQLPELVHNGLFFVAGLLAWRHQDALLPRLTHTCWRHTIAGAGVFVVVLGVFKTFLTHPAAIPHIELLIGFLYNLTSWLWSFALVGLFLRYLPDQNRALRYVSDSSYWVFLVHMLGTIGFGAMLYTLPAGVMTKMLLNIGLTTLACLLSYQLLVRHSFIGVLLNGKRRQASRQPLVTVDRAVVGQ comes from the coding sequence ATGGACCAGGCCAAGCGGCTTCACGCATTCGACAACCTCCGTGCCGTGATGATGTGGCTCGGCATCCTGCTTCACGTGGCCATCAACCACACGACCGGTCCCTCGCCCCTGCCCTGGCGCGATTCGCAGACGTCGCCGGTCGCCGACCTGGTCCTCCTCTTCATCCACGCGTTCCGGATGCCGGTATTCTTCATCCTGGCCGGCTACTTCGTCGCCCTGCTGGTCGCGCGGCGCGGCCCCAAAGGCATGCTGGCGCACCGGCTACGCCGGCTGCTCCTGCCTTTCGCCATCTTCTGGCCCGTTCTGATCGTCTGCACCACCCTCCTGATGCTGGTGTATGTCCACCTGATGGCGCGTGGCACCGTCGGAATCGACGTGTCCCTGCTCGCGAAAAAATCCGCCGGCGCCTCGCCTTTCAATACGATGCATCTGTGGTTCCTGTATTACCTGATCTGGTTCTGCCTGTTCACCGCGGCGTTGGCGCCGCTGTGGCGCGCACTGCCCGCACGCATACACGCCGCCGTCGACGCCGGCTTTCGCGCACTCACCGGCCACTGGTGGGGCGCGCTTGTGCTCGCCATTCCATTGGCCATCGTCGGCTCCTTCTACCGTGCTGGCATGGTCGCCGTGAGCGGTTCCTTCATTCCCCAGTTGCCCGAACTCGTGCATAACGGCCTGTTCTTCGTGGCCGGCCTGCTGGCCTGGCGCCACCAGGACGCACTGCTACCGCGTCTCACCCACACCTGCTGGAGGCACACGATCGCCGGCGCCGGCGTGTTCGTCGTGGTCCTGGGCGTGTTCAAGACCTTCCTTACCCATCCCGCTGCCATTCCACACATCGAGCTGCTCATCGGCTTCCTCTACAACCTGACCAGCTGGCTGTGGAGTTTCGCCCTCGTCGGCCTGTTCCTGCGCTACCTGCCGGACCAGAACCGGGCCCTGCGCTATGTCTCCGACAGTTCGTACTGGGTCTTCCTGGTGCACATGCTCGGAACGATCGGTTTCGGCGCCATGCTGTACACGCTGCCGGCGGGAGTGATGACCAAGATGCTGCTGAATATCGGACTGACGACCCTGGCCTGCCTGCTCAGCTACCAGCTGCTGGTGCGCCACAGCTTCATCGGCGTGCTGCTCAACGGGAAGCGCCGGCAGGCGTCGCGGCAGCCCCTGGTCACCGTAGACCGGGCCGTCGTTGGACAGTAA
- a CDS encoding PEP-CTERM sorting domain-containing protein, which translates to MQIIKHIAAGLVLASAFAASASAAVIQTGAGSGTYDGYQAWGLYDVSTVSFAKGTNLVTGLSSSAIAYDQGWGGISPNENRVLITLYQGSSLLWHTQVAGAGRGTYGTQYFDIANDSAALDSLNTALGAIKWSDDAAVTMRMQANPLGYGGWELHVRNAKFSVTSDTTDVPEPASLALLGLGLSGLLAARRKKNV; encoded by the coding sequence ATGCAGATCATCAAGCACATCGCAGCCGGCCTCGTCCTTGCAAGCGCCTTCGCCGCTTCCGCCTCTGCCGCGGTCATCCAGACCGGCGCCGGCAGCGGCACCTACGATGGCTACCAGGCCTGGGGTCTGTACGATGTGTCGACGGTCAGCTTCGCAAAAGGCACCAACCTGGTCACCGGCCTGAGCTCCAGCGCCATCGCTTACGACCAGGGCTGGGGCGGCATCTCTCCGAACGAAAACCGCGTCCTGATCACGCTGTACCAGGGCAGCAGCCTACTGTGGCACACGCAGGTCGCCGGCGCCGGCCGCGGTACCTACGGCACCCAGTATTTCGACATCGCCAATGACAGCGCGGCGCTGGACAGCCTCAACACCGCGCTGGGTGCAATCAAGTGGAGCGACGACGCGGCCGTGACGATGCGCATGCAGGCCAACCCGCTCGGCTACGGCGGCTGGGAACTGCACGTGCGCAACGCCAAGTTCAGCGTCACGTCGGACACGACCGATGTGCCGGAACCGGCATCGCTGGCCCTGCTGGGCCTGGGCCTGAGCGGCCTGCTCGCCGCCCGCCGCAAGAAGAACGTTTGA
- a CDS encoding PH domain-containing protein, which translates to MTKDDTGIRAQFNPLIKPFLVLKIGVVMIGTIVGIPLAMVWFLGLGRWWARHYFDRLECQLSARSLRYRKGILVTTEKTIPLENIQDVTFVEGPILRRFNLSTLKFETAGHSAGPAADMQLTGIIDAQAFRSQILAAREALRLAPQDAARDAHLEVLRAIEAKLDDIARLLGDRR; encoded by the coding sequence ATGACAAAAGACGATACCGGCATCCGCGCCCAGTTCAATCCCCTGATCAAACCCTTTCTGGTGCTGAAGATCGGCGTCGTCATGATCGGCACCATCGTCGGCATCCCGCTGGCGATGGTCTGGTTCCTGGGCCTGGGCCGCTGGTGGGCCCGGCATTATTTCGACCGGCTCGAATGCCAGTTGAGCGCACGCAGCCTGCGATACCGCAAGGGCATCCTGGTCACCACCGAAAAGACCATTCCGCTCGAGAACATCCAGGACGTGACCTTCGTCGAAGGACCGATCCTGCGGCGCTTCAACCTGAGCACGCTGAAGTTCGAAACCGCGGGCCACAGCGCGGGCCCGGCGGCGGACATGCAGCTGACCGGCATCATCGACGCCCAGGCTTTCCGGAGCCAGATCTTGGCCGCGCGCGAGGCCTTGCGCCTTGCGCCACAGGACGCCGCCAGGGATGCGCACCTGGAGGTATTGCGCGCCATCGAAGCGAAGCTGGACGACATTGCCCGGCTGCTGGGCGACAGGCGATGA
- a CDS encoding error-prone DNA polymerase — MTDPFPPLPTLPQGLPPYAELFCLSNFSFLEGASHAEELVARAVQLDYFALALTDECSLAGVVRAHAEAKKAGLPLVIGAHFHLKNPDGSAALSLILLAKNRNGYGNLAELITLGRTRSEKGTYFLTPDDLARPAPAHAHLQHMPDCLAILLPHYPSHEALDVDRLHAQAAWMASTFPGRSWLGMALLHRAFDEPHRATLEEVGWQHGLPITALGHVVMHVRSRKPLQDTLTATRLKKPVAECGYGLAQNAEQHLRSRLRLGNIYGREALAETVRIARLCTFSLDELRYEYPDEVVPPGHDASSFLRQETYIGAHRRFREGIPAKVQAQVEHELQLIAEMRYEHYFLTVYDIVRFARSQHILCQGRGSAANSAVCYCLGITEVDPARASLLFERFISKERNEPPDIDVDFEHQRREEVIQYIYQKYGRERAALAAVVISYRPKSALRDSGRALGIDLAIVEKVAKTHHWFDSRADLLGRLAEAGLDPESRLAQQWATLADKLLNFPRHLSQHPGGFVIARGKLSRLVPIENATMAERSVIQWDKNDLEELGLMKVDVLALGMLSMLRRGLELVGQRYGNLFEMQDIPPDDTATYDMICAADTVGVFQIESRAQMSMLPRMRPRRFYDLVIEVAVVRPGPIQGGMVHPYLRRRQGLEPIHYPSPEMKVALERTLGVPIFQEQVMQVAILGAGFSPGEADQLRRAMAAWKRKGGLEKYYERIVKGMLERGYTLEFAEAIFSQIQGFGEYGFPESHAASFALLAYASSWLKCHEPAAFLCALLNSQPMGFYSPSQLVQDARRHGIEVRPADVAISGWDSTLEECDPVDRTIQPAVRLGLSLQRGMRQEVALRIEMARAVRPFESVADLARRAGLDRGDLQVLAGANALQSLAGHRREALWQAVGAVPDKDLLRPTAPVEELPQLAAPSEADEIVGDYRAQGLTLGRHPLALLREGLLARRFMPASTLMDYADGQLARACGLVTVRQRPGTAKGVLFMTLEDETGNINVIVWPTLVEQQRREVLHAPLLGVYGVWQQQGQVRHLVAKRLVDMSHLLGKLRAPSRDFC, encoded by the coding sequence ATGACCGATCCCTTCCCGCCACTGCCGACTTTGCCACAGGGCTTGCCTCCCTACGCGGAGCTGTTCTGCCTGTCGAACTTCTCCTTCCTGGAAGGCGCCTCGCATGCCGAGGAACTGGTGGCGCGGGCGGTCCAGCTGGATTATTTTGCCCTGGCCCTGACCGACGAGTGCTCGCTGGCCGGCGTGGTGCGCGCCCATGCCGAAGCGAAGAAAGCCGGCCTGCCCCTGGTGATCGGCGCCCACTTCCACCTGAAGAACCCGGACGGCAGCGCGGCGCTGTCGCTCATCCTGCTGGCCAAGAACCGCAACGGCTACGGCAATCTAGCGGAGCTGATCACCCTGGGCCGCACGCGCAGCGAAAAAGGGACGTACTTCCTGACGCCGGACGACCTGGCCCGGCCCGCGCCCGCCCATGCGCACCTGCAGCACATGCCCGATTGCCTGGCGATCCTGCTGCCGCATTATCCGTCGCACGAAGCGCTCGATGTCGACCGTTTGCATGCACAGGCAGCGTGGATGGCCTCCACCTTCCCGGGCCGTTCGTGGCTCGGCATGGCGCTGCTGCACCGCGCTTTCGACGAGCCGCACCGCGCAACGCTGGAAGAAGTGGGTTGGCAGCACGGCCTGCCGATCACGGCGCTGGGCCACGTGGTGATGCACGTGCGCTCGCGCAAACCGCTGCAGGACACGCTCACCGCCACCCGACTGAAGAAGCCGGTGGCCGAATGCGGCTATGGCCTGGCCCAGAACGCCGAGCAGCACCTGCGCTCGCGCCTGCGGCTGGGGAATATCTACGGACGCGAAGCGCTGGCCGAGACGGTGCGCATCGCGCGCCTGTGTACCTTTTCGCTGGACGAGCTGCGCTACGAATACCCCGACGAAGTGGTCCCGCCCGGCCACGATGCCAGCAGCTTCCTGCGCCAGGAAACCTATATCGGCGCGCACCGGCGCTTCCGCGAGGGCATCCCGGCCAAGGTGCAGGCGCAGGTCGAGCACGAGTTGCAGCTGATCGCCGAGATGCGCTACGAGCACTACTTCCTCACCGTGTACGACATCGTGCGCTTCGCGCGCTCGCAACACATCCTGTGCCAGGGCCGCGGTTCGGCCGCCAACTCCGCGGTGTGCTACTGCCTCGGCATCACCGAGGTCGACCCGGCGCGCGCCAGCCTGCTGTTCGAACGCTTCATCTCGAAGGAGCGCAACGAGCCGCCCGACATCGACGTCGATTTCGAGCACCAGCGCCGCGAAGAGGTCATCCAGTACATTTATCAAAAATATGGGCGCGAGCGGGCGGCGCTGGCGGCGGTGGTGATCAGCTACCGGCCCAAGAGTGCGCTGCGCGACAGCGGGCGCGCGCTCGGCATCGACCTGGCCATCGTCGAGAAGGTGGCCAAGACCCACCATTGGTTCGACAGCCGCGCCGATCTGCTGGGCCGCCTGGCCGAGGCCGGGCTGGACCCGGAATCGCGCCTGGCGCAGCAGTGGGCGACGCTTGCCGACAAACTGCTGAACTTCCCGCGCCACCTGTCGCAGCATCCGGGCGGCTTCGTGATCGCGCGCGGCAAGCTGTCGCGCCTGGTGCCGATCGAGAACGCCACCATGGCGGAGCGCAGCGTCATCCAGTGGGACAAGAACGACCTGGAAGAACTCGGGCTCATGAAAGTGGACGTGCTGGCGCTGGGCATGCTGTCGATGCTGCGCCGCGGGCTGGAGCTGGTCGGCCAGCGCTACGGCAACCTGTTCGAGATGCAGGACATCCCGCCTGACGACACCGCCACCTACGACATGATCTGCGCGGCCGACACGGTGGGCGTGTTCCAGATCGAGTCGCGCGCGCAGATGAGCATGCTGCCGCGCATGCGTCCGCGCCGCTTCTACGACCTGGTGATCGAGGTGGCGGTGGTGCGGCCCGGCCCGATCCAGGGCGGCATGGTGCATCCGTATCTGCGGCGGCGCCAGGGCCTGGAGCCGATCCACTATCCGAGCCCCGAAATGAAGGTGGCGCTCGAGCGCACGCTGGGCGTGCCGATCTTCCAGGAGCAGGTGATGCAGGTGGCGATCCTGGGCGCCGGCTTCAGCCCGGGCGAGGCCGACCAGCTGCGGCGTGCGATGGCGGCCTGGAAGCGCAAGGGCGGGCTGGAGAAGTACTACGAGCGCATCGTGAAGGGCATGCTGGAGCGCGGCTATACCCTGGAATTCGCCGAGGCGATCTTCAGCCAGATCCAGGGTTTCGGCGAGTACGGCTTTCCCGAGTCGCATGCGGCCAGCTTCGCGCTGCTGGCCTATGCCAGTTCCTGGCTCAAGTGCCACGAGCCGGCGGCCTTCTTGTGCGCGCTGCTCAACAGCCAGCCGATGGGTTTCTACAGTCCCTCGCAACTGGTGCAGGACGCACGCCGCCACGGCATCGAGGTGCGCCCGGCCGACGTGGCCATCAGCGGCTGGGACTCGACGCTGGAAGAATGCGATCCGGTGGACCGGACAATCCAGCCCGCAGTGCGGCTAGGCTTGTCCCTGCAGCGCGGGATGAGGCAGGAAGTGGCGCTGCGCATCGAGATGGCGCGCGCGGTGCGTCCCTTCGAGAGCGTGGCCGACCTGGCGCGCCGCGCCGGGCTCGACCGGGGCGACCTGCAGGTGCTGGCCGGCGCCAATGCATTGCAGTCGCTGGCCGGGCACCGGCGCGAGGCGCTGTGGCAGGCGGTGGGGGCGGTGCCCGACAAGGACTTGCTGCGCCCGACCGCGCCGGTAGAGGAACTGCCGCAGCTGGCCGCGCCGTCCGAGGCCGACGAGATCGTGGGCGACTACCGCGCGCAGGGCCTGACGCTTGGCCGCCATCCGCTGGCGTTGCTGCGCGAGGGGCTGCTGGCCAGGCGCTTCATGCCGGCCTCCACCCTGATGGATTACGCCGACGGCCAGCTGGCGCGCGCCTGCGGCCTGGTGACGGTGCGCCAGCGTCCCGGCACGGCCAAGGGCGTGCTGTTCATGACGCTCGAGGACGAGACCGGGAACATCAACGTGATCGTCTGGCCCACCCTGGTGGAGCAGCAGCGGCGCGAAGTACTCCATGCGCCGCTGCTGGGCGTGTACGGCGTCTGGCAGCAGCAGGGGCAGGTGCGCCACCTGGTGGCCAAGCGGCTGGTGGACATGTCGCATTTGCTGGGCAAGCTGCGCGCGCCGAGCCGGGATTTTTGCTAG
- a CDS encoding cytochrome C, producing the protein MIKHFHTTRAVLQAAVLLVLGMPAHAAQNNPHPPANASAQGKYIERGRYLVKVGGCNDCHTAGYGMSAGKVAEKDWLQGDQLGWRGPWGTTYPTNLRLSMNAMGEEDWIKMAQTMQARPPMPWFTLNTMDKEDLRAIYRFVRHLGPAGKPAPAALAPGVVPKGPAILFPAPPR; encoded by the coding sequence ATGATCAAGCATTTCCACACCACGCGTGCGGTTCTCCAGGCGGCCGTGCTGCTGGTGCTCGGCATGCCGGCCCATGCCGCCCAGAACAACCCGCATCCGCCGGCGAACGCCTCGGCCCAGGGCAAGTACATCGAGCGCGGGCGCTACCTGGTGAAGGTCGGCGGCTGCAACGACTGCCATACCGCGGGCTACGGCATGAGCGCCGGCAAGGTCGCGGAAAAGGACTGGCTCCAGGGCGACCAGCTGGGCTGGCGCGGCCCCTGGGGGACCACCTATCCGACCAACCTGCGCCTGTCGATGAACGCGATGGGCGAGGAAGACTGGATCAAGATGGCGCAGACCATGCAGGCGCGCCCGCCGATGCCCTGGTTTACGCTGAATACGATGGACAAGGAAGACCTGCGCGCGATCTACCGCTTCGTGCGCCATCTCGGCCCGGCCGGCAAGCCGGCGCCCGCCGCACTCGCGCCGGGCGTGGTCCCGAAGGGCCCGGCGATCCTGTTCCCGGCGCCACCCAGATAA
- a CDS encoding DUF4139 domain-containing protein, producing MAMKQQWPVLLALVASSASAVEAPIQSVTLYPGSATVERVLQIAPGTTQVEITGLLANFDTDTMRLQADPGIQVGQVITRDRATAESRNPREAELDAQIQAVQDKLALIDADYKAAQLVQGYLERLGGGENATRSVAADPKALLATLDAIRKGGSEALARMHEAEVRKRSLTKQLDALKRDLAKLQAGTRESRSMTVAVAARQAGRLVLSYQVKRAGWKPTYRASLDSNASNLELERMASISQKTGEDWSGVKLRLSTGQPNLTAYAPDPSPWLLSWRPPQEQEMALATQFRYAAPPPPPAAPKAVSVSGSRIRAADDYVAPIVETQGTFTTEYEVPARVDLASDGREISVGLAKQNLAVKQLVRISPRTNGDTAVLTIDAARPDGVWLPGQVQLRRDGSYVGALHWDPQASERFSMSFGRDPLVRVSTEHRDQKTGQAGIFRQDTQKRIADTYVVTSFHRQPIDILVLEPTPVSESDKVEVKIALSPQANVKDWQQRRGLVGWERSLKPNQTVRFDVDYVIDYPKEGRVQGLP from the coding sequence ATGGCAATGAAACAGCAATGGCCGGTCCTCCTGGCGCTGGTCGCCTCCAGCGCATCCGCCGTCGAGGCGCCGATCCAGAGCGTCACCCTGTATCCCGGCAGCGCCACCGTGGAGCGGGTGCTGCAGATAGCACCTGGCACGACCCAGGTCGAGATCACCGGCCTGCTGGCCAACTTCGATACCGACACCATGCGCCTGCAGGCCGATCCGGGCATCCAGGTGGGGCAAGTCATCACGCGCGACCGGGCCACGGCCGAGAGCCGCAATCCGCGCGAGGCGGAACTCGACGCGCAGATCCAGGCCGTGCAGGACAAGCTCGCGCTGATCGATGCGGACTACAAGGCGGCGCAACTGGTGCAGGGCTATCTCGAGCGCCTGGGCGGCGGCGAGAATGCGACCCGTTCGGTGGCCGCCGACCCCAAGGCGCTGCTGGCGACCCTGGATGCGATCCGCAAGGGCGGCAGCGAGGCCCTGGCCCGCATGCACGAGGCCGAAGTCAGGAAGCGTTCGCTGACCAAACAGCTCGACGCCCTCAAGCGCGACCTGGCCAAGCTACAGGCCGGCACCCGCGAGAGCCGCAGCATGACGGTGGCGGTGGCGGCCAGGCAGGCGGGCCGGCTGGTGCTGAGTTACCAGGTCAAGCGCGCCGGCTGGAAGCCGACCTACCGCGCTTCGCTGGACTCGAACGCTTCAAACCTCGAACTCGAACGCATGGCCTCGATCTCGCAGAAGACCGGCGAGGACTGGAGCGGGGTCAAACTGCGGCTCTCCACAGGCCAGCCGAACCTGACCGCATACGCGCCCGATCCCTCGCCCTGGCTGCTGAGCTGGCGGCCGCCGCAGGAGCAGGAAATGGCCCTGGCGACCCAGTTCCGTTACGCCGCGCCGCCCCCGCCGCCGGCAGCGCCCAAGGCCGTGAGCGTGAGCGGCTCGCGCATCAGGGCGGCCGACGACTACGTCGCGCCGATCGTGGAAACGCAGGGAACCTTCACTACCGAATACGAGGTGCCGGCCCGGGTCGACCTGGCCTCGGACGGGCGCGAGATCTCGGTCGGCCTGGCGAAGCAGAACCTGGCGGTCAAGCAGCTGGTGCGCATTTCCCCGCGCACCAACGGCGACACGGCGGTCCTGACCATCGACGCGGCGCGGCCGGACGGCGTCTGGCTGCCGGGCCAGGTGCAGCTGCGCCGCGACGGCTCCTATGTCGGCGCGCTGCACTGGGATCCCCAGGCCAGCGAGCGCTTCTCGATGTCCTTCGGCCGCGATCCGCTGGTGCGGGTAAGCACCGAGCACCGCGACCAGAAAACCGGCCAGGCGGGGATCTTCAGGCAGGACACCCAGAAGCGCATCGCCGACACCTATGTGGTAACGAGCTTCCACCGCCAGCCGATCGACATCCTGGTGCTGGAGCCGACCCCGGTCAGCGAATCGGACAAGGTCGAGGTGAAGATCGCGCTCAGCCCGCAAGCGAACGTCAAGGACTGGCAGCAGCGGCGCGGCCTGGTCGGCTGGGAGCGCAGCCTGAAGCCGAACCAGACCGTCCGCTTCGATGTGGACTACGTGATCGATTATCCGAAGGAGGGAAGGGTGCAAGGCTTGCCTTAA
- a CDS encoding gluconokinase — translation MGVSGCGKSLVGALLAQALGARFIEGDRFHPAQNLARMAAGVPLTDAERWDWLRALRAELLTAQEEGEVAVLACSALKRSYRELLRGEDRQVCFVHLHGDRELIAQRMAARSGHFMPPALLDSQLRDLEPLQPDECGLTLDLRAPPASLVEQALAAARSR, via the coding sequence ATGGGCGTGAGCGGCTGCGGCAAGAGCCTGGTCGGCGCGCTGCTCGCCCAGGCGCTGGGCGCGCGCTTCATCGAAGGCGACCGTTTCCACCCGGCGCAGAACCTGGCCAGGATGGCGGCCGGCGTGCCGCTGACCGACGCCGAGCGCTGGGACTGGCTGCGGGCCCTGCGCGCCGAACTCCTGACAGCGCAGGAAGAGGGCGAGGTAGCGGTGCTGGCCTGCTCCGCCCTGAAGCGCAGCTACCGCGAGCTGCTGCGCGGCGAGGACCGGCAGGTCTGCTTCGTCCACCTGCACGGCGACCGCGAGCTGATCGCGCAGCGCATGGCCGCGCGCAGCGGCCATTTCATGCCGCCCGCGCTGCTCGACAGCCAGTTGCGCGATCTCGAACCCTTGCAGCCGGACGAATGCGGCCTCACCCTCGACCTGCGCGCGCCTCCGGCATCGTTGGTGGAACAGGCCCTGGCAGCGGCACGCTCGCGCTGA
- a CDS encoding PhzF family phenazine biosynthesis protein, translating into MQIRALTCFGEHAGDGNPALVIEGDHANEEARRAFARARNTTCVYLDGDVVDFYYPHMRSPLCIHATLAVAHVLFARRPEASVLAVTTAMRGQRLELVRDGDAYFVRLQAQALAPAVAAAALAPDLPARLLAAPGLVPVSAPRVASVGSPKLLVEVADAATLHALQPNLPAIAAWGKEAGINGIYAWCRLPDGREGGRHEGRNFNHLDPALEDSATGVAAGALTALLGHGITLLQGRATGQSCLIRTRVEDGAILVGGRVEPDAVRTSFSGAGPRA; encoded by the coding sequence ATGCAGATCCGTGCCCTGACCTGTTTTGGCGAGCATGCCGGCGACGGCAATCCGGCGCTCGTCATCGAAGGCGATCACGCCAATGAGGAAGCACGACGCGCTTTCGCGCGCGCCCGCAACACGACTTGCGTCTACCTCGACGGCGACGTGGTCGACTTCTACTATCCCCACATGCGCAGCCCCCTGTGCATCCATGCCACGCTGGCCGTGGCCCATGTGCTGTTCGCGCGCCGGCCGGAGGCGTCCGTGCTCGCGGTGACCACCGCCATGCGCGGCCAGCGGCTGGAACTGGTGCGCGATGGCGATGCGTATTTCGTGCGCCTGCAGGCACAGGCGCTCGCACCAGCGGTCGCAGCAGCGGCGCTGGCGCCGGACCTGCCGGCGCGCCTGCTCGCGGCGCCGGGGCTGGTGCCGGTTTCAGCACCGCGGGTCGCCTCGGTCGGCAGCCCCAAGCTGCTGGTCGAAGTGGCCGATGCCGCCACATTGCACGCCTTGCAGCCGAACCTGCCAGCCATCGCGGCCTGGGGCAAGGAAGCCGGCATCAACGGCATCTACGCCTGGTGCCGCCTGCCCGATGGCCGCGAAGGCGGGCGCCATGAGGGCCGCAACTTCAATCATCTCGACCCCGCACTGGAAGACAGCGCCACCGGCGTGGCCGCGGGCGCGCTGACCGCGCTGCTGGGGCATGGCATCACGCTGCTGCAGGGACGCGCCACCGGGCAGTCCTGCCTGATCCGGACCAGGGTGGAAGACGGTGCGATCCTGGTCGGCGGCCGCGTCGAGCCCGACGCCGTGCGCACCTCCTTCTCCGGCGCCGGTCCCAGGGCCTGA
- a CDS encoding M61 family metallopeptidase, with protein MFGASATARADVDYQLRITNAAQHLAEVRASFPATTDTTLDVQMPNWRTGRYNILNLANGVRLFKAFDAKGEALPVAKTDKGTWQVATRPGDAVTVQYELYANLLGERTRHIDDTHAYLDASGVFVYAAPFRKEPVKVRLDVPQGWKSRSGMDAGDCEHCFVAPDYDVLVDAPIETGIHEFYSDKVDGRNIELAIWGRGNHDGKQMMTDLKKIVAETAKIYDGKYPFQRYLFIVHATDGVGGATEHANSTVIQKPRWTYAPRKGYLGFLRVAAHEFFHTWNVKAYRPKEMVPYDYQNENYNRLLWIAEGHTSYFEELVVLRAGLAKREEFLEEYAKLIDDYQRQPGRFQQSAADASFDEWISVGGERARNASVNIYSKGQVLALMMDLELRRQTNAKRGLEDVHRILYQQHSTAQGGYDVPAVLAALRSVSGQDWSAWWAQYVDGTAEIPFDTLLAQVGLQKLIDVPKDQEQKTEWWAGWTLREGSDPAVVTVVERDSPAWKAGVVSGDTLVAVNGLRVSAKDIGDKMSLAESGPFKLHLFRRDALVEMPISPQQRPKGKARIKALDKPSAAQQSMNAAWLGVAWPKEEPAKKP; from the coding sequence ATGTTCGGCGCCAGTGCCACCGCGCGCGCCGACGTCGATTACCAGCTGCGCATTACCAATGCGGCACAGCACCTGGCCGAAGTGCGCGCCAGCTTCCCGGCCACCACCGACACCACGCTCGACGTGCAAATGCCGAACTGGCGCACCGGCCGCTACAACATCCTGAACCTGGCCAACGGCGTGCGCCTGTTCAAGGCCTTCGACGCCAAGGGCGAAGCACTGCCGGTCGCCAAGACCGACAAGGGCACCTGGCAGGTCGCTACGCGCCCGGGCGACGCGGTGACGGTGCAGTACGAGCTGTATGCCAACCTGCTGGGCGAGCGCACCCGCCACATCGACGACACCCATGCCTACCTCGATGCCAGCGGCGTGTTCGTGTATGCCGCCCCGTTCCGCAAGGAGCCGGTCAAGGTCAGGCTGGACGTGCCGCAGGGCTGGAAGTCGCGCTCGGGCATGGATGCGGGTGATTGCGAGCACTGCTTCGTCGCGCCCGACTACGACGTGCTGGTCGACGCGCCGATCGAAACCGGCATCCACGAGTTCTACAGCGACAAGGTGGATGGACGCAACATCGAGCTGGCGATCTGGGGCCGCGGCAACCACGACGGCAAGCAGATGATGACCGACCTGAAGAAGATCGTGGCCGAGACCGCCAAAATCTACGACGGCAAGTATCCGTTCCAGCGCTACCTGTTCATCGTCCACGCCACCGACGGCGTCGGCGGCGCCACCGAACACGCCAACTCCACCGTCATCCAGAAACCGCGCTGGACCTACGCGCCGCGCAAGGGCTACCTCGGCTTCCTGCGCGTCGCCGCGCACGAGTTCTTCCATACCTGGAACGTCAAGGCCTACCGTCCGAAAGAGATGGTGCCCTACGACTACCAGAACGAGAACTACAACCGCCTGCTCTGGATCGCCGAAGGCCACACCTCCTACTTCGAAGAGCTGGTCGTGCTGCGCGCCGGCCTCGCGAAACGCGAGGAATTCCTGGAAGAGTACGCGAAGCTGATCGACGACTACCAGCGCCAACCGGGCCGCTTCCAGCAGAGCGCGGCCGACGCCAGCTTCGACGAGTGGATCTCAGTCGGCGGCGAGCGCGCCCGCAATGCCTCGGTGAACATCTATTCGAAGGGCCAGGTGCTGGCATTGATGATGGACCTCGAACTGCGTCGCCAGACCAACGCCAAGCGTGGCCTGGAAGACGTGCACCGCATCCTGTACCAGCAGCATTCGACCGCCCAGGGTGGCTACGACGTGCCGGCCGTATTGGCTGCGCTACGCAGCGTGAGCGGCCAGGACTGGAGCGCCTGGTGGGCGCAGTACGTGGACGGCACCGCCGAGATCCCGTTCGACACGCTGCTGGCCCAGGTCGGCCTGCAGAAGCTGATCGACGTGCCGAAGGACCAGGAGCAGAAGACCGAATGGTGGGCCGGCTGGACCCTGCGCGAAGGCAGCGACCCGGCCGTGGTCACCGTGGTCGAGCGCGACAGCCCGGCCTGGAAGGCCGGCGTGGTGTCGGGCGATACCCTGGTGGCGGTGAACGGCCTGCGGGTGTCGGCCAAGGACATCGGCGACAAGATGTCGCTCGCCGAAAGCGGTCCGTTCAAGCTGCACCTGTTCCGCCGCGACGCGCTGGTGGAGATGCCGATCTCGCCGCAGCAGCGCCCGAAAGGCAAGGCCAGGATCAAGGCGCTCGACAAGCCCAGCGCGGCGCAGCAGTCGATGAACGCGGCCTGGCTCGGCGTGGCCTGGCCGAAGGAAGAGCCGGCGAAGAAGCCTTGA